The region tccaggaaagaatttgtccctgtcctcagtgggctgtagaaacgttagaccaccttcttcttcattgtccgcttcacaatgaggccagaaggaaatgtctggcccttcaatttcaccttaacACCCTTGCTGTggattttgctagattgcaatttttattagcctccactgattttgacattgtttctcagatagctaaatttatctcacaaatcgtggcgactaatctgaagcgtgcccctactctctgaagtgttCGGTTATAGGTGatatttgtagtttgctatgttatgcttgtgcacttttgtatgttttttgttgttgttgtatgctcaataatgcctaataaaggtgtctgaatctatACATtgagggcttctgtgcaaaaacattccatgggactttgtctttcacaacctccacaaggcccgtgccaggattccagtacttccttcagactctaaagcctgataagtcactcacactttttctctgcattttctacAAATATGCATTCAGGTGTTGCCATGATGGGAAATTTAAAACCTGTAAACACTGTACAGGAgcggagaaactggagagcctgcctcagtctctgtttgagatggagatgagtgatcagAGCTACCACATTTACAATGCTCTCTATGCTGTAGcgcatgctttaaatgccatgttTTTGCCCAGaccaaaaacaatgctgaacagagacacatCCAAACTGTTGAACTTTGAAGcgtggcaggtatattcctcactgtaaCGAAATGGTTATGTATGATGTAATTCCAACCACACTTAGTAGGAAGAAACTTGCTACTGAGCAGAATGAAAAGTTCTTCTAAATGAAATTGCTGTGGATGgaatgggtggtgtgggtgaaatcatgtccCTGGGCACATGGGGTGGACacactgctgaagctaagcagatctggatcTTGCAGGACTTTGAAGACAGACAAACTGGTTATCCTAGCCCAGATGCAATGCTTTAAgttgcaaaatgaaagaaaggtggaatataaatatttatttaattgtgAAAACCAGCCACTAGCATTGTTAAcacaaagctccctggaaacCTTTGAGTAGGGGAACAAATTATATACTTCAATAAGGCTCAACCAATTCAGCTTTCtatcaccaatgcagctgcagtgtagctccTAGGCCTCTGCGAttacccccacactgcaggatttagtgcatgccccattggcatagctgcatcagtgcgagaaagttggataggactgggcccttagatatggaaatgttggatatgatggtgacctgagaggagaggaagatgaggaagatctgccaagcctattctgtttttaatgaatgaataaaatgttcTTGTACCTTGTATATCTCAGGTTTACAGGTATCTTTTTTTTGACTGGGGGTTTGATACAATACAATTGTACAATAAGAATGTATCaattgttttctgttttccatttttgtccaatctagatgcacgcttttctgaaaaatgtccactttaacaatggtgctggccatgaagtctggtttgcccaGGAGGAAATGTCATCTGAACTTGATgttatcaactgggtcactttccccaataaatccttccttaagattcaagttggaaagatgtctccaagtcaagagtttaccatccaTCATGACGTcgttgtgtggaatagcagatttaagcaggtagggctaaaatccttcagcaaggtgacctcctcatttgcctgggaacatgattttacCCACCCCACCCAAGCATTCCTGAGCATCTGAACATACCTGGAGACATGCACTGCATAAAGTGGTGGAGGTATGAGTGAGAGACCTTTGAGATGTAAGGGATcatattttccccttgcctctgcctgacagcttatgggtctcctcttacctatgccagctatacaaTTGGTATAAGCCCCAGACAGTGGAGCAGGTTGAAAAATAGGGGATCGCTTCCGAAATGCATGACTGCCATCAGAtcaaccccttccttccctgacacaccccggttcctcccctgtAGTGCCCCATTATCTTCCTCtctgcccatggcccacccctgCCAATATTGTTCAGGTCTTGTAGGAATGCTATAAGTACACCATTAGTACCCATGCCTAATGTTAAATATCCTAATCCACTTTAATCTAAACCCATACTGGATCATTCCTCTATGGACacagaataaaactattttaaacatatttgcaaggcacATACATGTCATGTTGATTAACCAAATATGTACATTGAGATAAACAGTGAGATAAATATCAAATAGATAGCTGGGTTTTGAGGTGGGCCCCATCTTTTAATGCACTGAATCCTACTGGAAAAAGAAGGATGGCCATATTGGGGGACATTAAAAGAGCTTCTACTTATGTTGCTATTTTTTATTCATAGACGCTAACCCATCAGAATCGAATTGCTGttgggcactggcatacctggggaggagGTAAAATGCCATGGGCGCCACCCCTGGGAGCCAGCCAACCCCCATGCCACCATCCACACCCCTGCTGCCATACATGCCCCCTCACCACTGTTTTTGGCCGCGctctggaggcattctgggggctgtggaggttgcacatgtcagatctgtcacatttcccaacATTcctaccatggtagtatcaagtctaatatatttaaaatgaagtgaagtgaatggggacacacctgaaattggtttgtgaacaACCTAATCAATCCTGAACCACAGTTAGCTGCCATCCACACCCTCACTACATCCACGCCTCCCAACCGCCATTTTTGGTTGCCCTCTGGACTCTGGGAAGGCCTTCTTAAAAACCCTTCAAactgtcacttctgattttctgacaaaaactggaagtaatgtatAAAAGCACTTGAAGGCCTCTGGAAAGCCAGAGGAGGCCACACGATGGTAAGGGGTAGCAACCACTGGGCAGGCAGTATTCTGTGGTCCTAGCCTCGGGCAGCACAGgcgccaggaatgccagtgcgaTGGGCCAATTCCCTGACGAAATAAAAGCATGCTAGGATTTCTGCAAGCAGAAGGGCACACTGGGAATAAAACCTAATACTGATGTATTTCCTGTATCATTTTggctctgccctgagctcttttgagCCTCAGTAGGAAAAAGAAAACTCTCCACTGAAATGTGAGTGTAGAACTCTCCCTGAAATCAAACAGCACAGCAGTCTTCATCACGTTGCTGGCAACAggggagttctctgttgctggtcaggatcGAGTTGAGCATATGGTCTTGATaagctgaagtgcactgaaagagaaggatGGTGTTGGTGGTGGACATCAAATATTTGCTTCAGCACTTCTTTCCATTATTTCTTCTTAGAATCCGCCtggttcaacctgtgttgagagctgccgtgttggacacagcaagacggttcgagagggggaagcaatctgttgctatgattgtactctGTGTCCAGACGACATGATGTCTAACCAGACAGGTAAGTGGCAGTGCACAGATTTtgcaggaaatatttgcaaatattagtCCACCCTAAAACCATAACATATACCTTTGTATTGGCCTGCTCTTCTCCAGACACTTAATTTATGATGCACTGCttcttaaagggaacactgatTACAGCTGCAACAAGGGAGGCAACTTGAAGgacttcagaggcattccatcACATTAATCCCAAAGATGCCTATTCCTTGCTGCATTTGGTCATCCCCCTGTCCCTAAGCAATGAAGTGCTCAAAAGGAAAATGAGGAATTCTTGTCCAACATATGCTTCCATCATCCCATCATTCTTAAGACTTAATTGAGTTACTAACACTCTCTTTGTCCTCTTCAGATGCAGTCCATTATGTCATATGCCCAGAAGATgagtacccaaacaagaaccaagatcaatgtatccccaaacacATGGCCTTCTTGAACTACAATGAGCCCTTAGGAATCAGTTTGGTTTCCATCActttttcctttacagcaatGACCATTttggtgatactgatctttttaaagaactggaacactcccattgtcaaagccaacaatcaaaacctcacctgcattcttctcacctccatcctgctttgctacctttcctcccttctcttcctcgGAAAACCTAGCAAagtgtcctgccttctccgacaatcagcttttgg is a window of Tiliqua scincoides isolate rTilSci1 chromosome 5, rTilSci1.hap2, whole genome shotgun sequence DNA encoding:
- the LOC136652560 gene encoding vomeronasal type-2 receptor 26-like gives rise to the protein MTAKVVIVSGDSQSLGPLAIVSYIAEFLYKSHIGKIWITPPQWDFTSAIDIEGPHCRHPLDHKKDPKNPGSQTSDRCCHDGKFKTCKHCTGAEKLESLPQSLFEMEMSDQSYHIYNALYAVAHALNAMFLPRPKTMLNRDTSKLLNFEAWQMHAFLKNVHFNNGAGHEVWFAQEEMSSELDVINWVTFPNKSFLKIQVGKMSPSQEFTIHHDVVVWNSRFKQNPPGSTCVESCRVGHSKTVREGEAICCYDCTLCPDDMMSNQTDAVHYVICPEDEYPNKNQDQCIPKHMAFLNYNEPLGISLVSITFSFTAMTILVILIFLKNWNTPIVKANNQNLTCILLTSILLCYLSSLLFLGKPSKVSCLLRQSAFGISFSVAISSVLAKTITVVLAFMATQPGNRTRKWLGKKVAHSIVLSCSLIQVGICTVWLSTSPPFPNVDMHSQTEHIIVECNEGSIFMFHSVLGYIGFQAVSSFTVAFFAQKLPDTFNEAKFITFSMLVFCSVWISFIPAYLSTKGKDVVAVEVFAILASNTGLLICIFLPKCYVIVLNPALNSKQLLTEKKSN